Within Trachemys scripta elegans isolate TJP31775 chromosome 12, CAS_Tse_1.0, whole genome shotgun sequence, the genomic segment ACATTAATATTCTCCAATAACCCCACAATTACAAACCCATTCACTCTATTGGAATCATGTTTAATTTGCTGTTTCAAACAGTTACTTGCAGAATGGTAAAACTAAGTAAACAGCAAAGTTGATACCCACAGAATATGAGTTAGACATGCAGGCACCTTTAGACTTAGGCACAGACAGCTGAAGCCCCCAGCCAAAGCCTGTCGCTACCCAAGGACATAAAGGAGGGCAACGGGACTAGACCCCAGCACTCCTGCTCTAGCACCATAACCTCTGTCCCACACTGACACCTGCTAACAGACAGCACACTCACATAGTAAGACACAGCCAATGCCCCGGAGATTTTAAACCCAAAGTAGACACAGCAGAGAAAGGgatggaggggaaacagaggcataggCAGGAGAAGTGACCagcccaatgtcacacagcacgtcagtggcagaaccaggaatagaaattAAATCTCCTGATGGCCACTGACCCATACAGCACAGACATAAGATCACAGTGGTAAATGACACAACAGAGAATTAGCTGAGTAATGCTATTAGCCCCTCATCACAGAGAGATGGAAATGCAGCTGGGCTTTGGTGCCACAAATCAGTTTTGGAAGTGGTATTGCAGTGGAATCCTTACAACTGAGCTGTCATATGGGATGCTTTGTGAGTCCATGTCATATTTCCCTGGAAAGTGGAAATCAGGCACCATTAGCTTTTCTGTATGTTACCTCCACATCCAAGTTTGCAGCCTGCTGTCTGACTAAGAGCGGGGTCATCTTGGCTAGAATTCGTGACTTTGGGTGTGCTTTGTTCATCCTTCATACTGTATTTTATCATGCCACATcttgagccagattttcagataaaCTGAGAAGATCTCTGCAACACTGAATTTCTCCACAGTTCTGTCCCCAGTAGGAATTAACCACTCTGTAACCATTAAAAGTTCCATCCCTGCAAATAATCCCTTGGATTAAGATCAAAGAAAGTGCAGACGGGTTTGGAACTTTGGTCTTCTCATATCAGATTTGCAGGCAAAGAATATAGATTTGAAACTGTTTATGGGcccgatccccagctggtgtagatcTGCAGTAGTACCAGCAAAGTTAATGAAGCCAGATTCCCCAGCTGGTGAAAATGGACATGCTTCCATGGACGTCTTAGAGCCAGGTCCCCAGCTAATGTAAATCAAAgaagctccattgaaatcaaaaggccACATCTCCACTTGGCTTAAAGAGCCCAAACTATTCAAAACGGTATCAATTTACATGGGCTGAGGACGTTGCACTGAGATTTTAGTGTTTGCCTCTGGCTGCTTCTCTGTGACCAACATCAAACAGCCAGAGCAGCCTGAGCTGTGGGTTCCTCTGATGGCTGCATCCCAAGAGCTGCTTATACCACGTAGGGGGAAAAATGTCTCTGCTCTCTCAGAGCTGGTTATGTGGCGTTAATGAAGGAACAGGCTATTCCAGGCTGTCTGGGGCACTGATGCCACTGGGCTCTGAGCTATTGTGGGTCACATGTCTGGGTTACAAATGCATATTCTATTCCTTAATCTCCTTGGGACTCGTGTGTGGCATCAGCCCTGCCTTGTTTTTAGCCAAGGGTCCTTCCAGGCATACTGCTATCATGTGAAATCAAGGGCAGGTACTGTTCCCCTTCTGTGGGGTTAGGATCGACTAGGGCAGAATGTCAGAGTGGTTTGCTCCTGAGGTGAGATCAGAGCTGGGCTCACAGCCCTGGTTTCTGAGTTCagctatttatccacagaacaatcACATACTGAGGTGTGATCATGTTTGACATGAAACTCCTATAGACTTCCAGTGAGAGTTCAGCACCAACAAGCACATACTGAGTTGGGCCCATGTTTGAAGACTGCAGAAGCTGTGATTTGTTTTACAGCTTGGAGAGGCTTCACCTCTCAGCCAAGCCTGTctgaggaggggagcagggagctcccATCTGTGGAGTGGGTCCCTGTCTGCTGGGAACTACAAAAAGACCCAGCATCTCAGGAAATATGGTgaaggggcagagaaacagcAGCTGGATAAATCAGTAAAGGGGGCATTATTCACAGGTACACAAACAGGCAATGATTGAAAAATCCTCATAGTGGAGTGTCAAATGCATAACAAATTGGAGAATATTCCATAGCGACAACACAGTAAGTTTGCtatttgcaattaaaaatctTTGGATATTAATATAACAGGCAAATTTCATAATAGTTACATAATAGTGAGTTACAATTGGAATTCTTCAAAacatttaatataatttaattaaacatttaGAGCTCCTcagagttttttttccccagcagacaACAGTTTTCTTTTCATAGAAATTGtgaaaaccaaattttttttttctttttgttcattgAGAACCAGAAAATTACAGGTAAACTGCTTAAAACCGAAACATTgtcattgaattaaaaaaaaaaaaaagtttcgaCTTTTCCAATACATATGTTGTTTTTCAAGAATAGCAGAGACTTCTTTGGAACATGTCTCAGTTTAAAATCGAGTGTTGCtttgaaataatttaaactgaaaatgtctGAATACCCCAGATTGGATATGTAGATTTCAACGGGGGTAGGAACACTGATATAgtccaataacactggtctacaatttttgagaagttgtctgcttcagagataaaatgtgctatttattgtgtattttgatgtgctgaattcaaatatgacaattaaaacaacagattggctactgtttctatgatatttaagtttttacactttatgtctatgtatattgtgtagataatagagttttaatcataaattgtaaacctaggtcttttcatgtgtttatggttgctttacaggataatatttcacctatcctgtttattttaaaaatcagcaaaagggttatataaataaaatttattatgacacaaaaggcaaaaaactattctgtacatagtttagtcctattcagtgcctacttggtgcttcttggcttgtctcttgtattcattaaatggagcatctcttgtcactgtccagcaatagtctgcaagcattgatgggctccatttgccctgatagcgtttctccattgttgcaatgtcctggtgaaatcgctcgccgtgctcgtcgctcactgctccacagttcggtgggaaaaaatctagatgagagtgcaaaaaatctatctttagtgacatgttgcaagcaaggcttttgtatgccttgaggaggttttccaccaacaacctgtagttgtctgccttgttgtttccgagaaaatttattgccactaactggaaggctttccatgccgtcttttccttgccacgcagtgcatggtcaaatgcatcatgtcgaagaagttcacgaatctgaggaccaacaaagacaccttcctttatcttagcttcacttaaccttggaaattttccacagaggtacttgaaagctgcttgtgttttgtcaatggccttgacaaagttcttcatcaaacccagcttgatgtgtaaaggtggtaacaaaatcttccttgattcaacaagtggtggatgctgagcacttttcctcccaggctccaatgactgtcggagtggccgatctttcttgatgtaatgggaatctcttgcatgactatgccattcgcagagaaaacagcagtactttgtgtatgcagtctgcagaccaagcaagagagcaacaaccttcaaatcaccacaaagctgccactgatgttggtcatagtttatgcacctcaaaagttgtttcatgttgtcataggtttccttcatatggactgcatgaccaactggaattgattgCAAAACATTGCtcttatgcagtaaaacagctttaagacttgtcttcgatgaatcaatgaatagtctccactcatctggatcgtgaacgatgttgagggctgccttcactccattgatgttgttgcaggctacaagatcaccttccatgaagaagtaTGGgacaaaatcaaacactgacaaataagagagcacgacactgtatgatttctagagctgatatagggcaatttgttcagcagagtgatgtaagctttgttatgattgcatcatccatgacttctacgaataacatgatgcaattcatatcatgtatgatgcaataccagcttcagattgcatcattcattgttttgcctaaaaagcaagtactgtccaaacccagtcatagatttattcatagatccagtcaaagatgtattttagtcatttctggtttaaatttagatcccttccctttttaactcacttatcctcctccattcccaagtcaagggtcgtatatactgacccaatagcatcgcttgaaaactagagccaatcaacaattttaaccatcattttcgttctcggtgactcagaattagtaaagtttgactacagttatttcagaagcattttggctgtagagcagtgtaatagtaCAATTTGAACCCAGTTACTCTATTGCAACTGTGTTTATTTCTATTTCAAAGGGATACTTGTTGAATGGTAAAACTGAGTAAGCAGCAAAGTTGGCAGCCAACATCATAGGTATTAAACATACTAGCGCCTTAGATAGAGAACAGTGAATTGAAGTCCCAGCCAAAGCCTGTTTCTCTTATCCCTGCCCAAGGACATAAAGGATGTCAATGGGATTAGAACTGAGATATTCTGTGCTAGCACCATATCCTCTGTCCCATGGTGCTGCCCACTAAACACAAATCCTGTAAATGAGGACAGTGAACATACATATAATAAGACACAGCTCATCCCCCACAGAACTCACAGTCCAAGAAGACAAGGCAGAGAAATGgatggaggggaaacagaggcacagggaggggaagtcactggcccaaggtcacagagcagttCAGTGGTAGAGCCAAGAACAAAACCCAACTCTCCTTACGGCCACTGACCCACACACCCATAAAGTGACAGAGATAAATGACACAGCAGAGAGGTAGAGAAGCGATGCTGCTAGCCCATCAGTACACACAGATGGAAATGCAGTCAGGAATTGGTGTCATAAATCAATATGTTTGCAGGCAGCCGGCCATCTATGTGGTGTTGCAGTGAAATCCTTACAGGTGAGCAGTCATATACAATGCCAAGTCCATCTCATATTTCCAAGAGGATATCAGGCAGTGTTGCCCAAGTCCAGAGCCTGCTGTTTGTAGCAATAAGGGATCCATCTTGGCTAGAATGGATGAATTGGGATTGTACTTTGCTCCATCCTTCACACGGCATTTTATTAAGCCACATCatgagccagatcttcagatgATGCAAACTGATGCAGCTCCATtaactttaagggaactgcaccAATTTACATTCATATGATAACTCACCAATCCTAGTTAATAGAAGTGATGAGTGCCGTGCATTGTTGACACTCACATCATATTGTTGTGGGAAATCAGGGCCACTCCCTCTGTCTCTGTAATTCACCCACTGTCTTTGTCCTTCCCTCCACAGCTATCACACAAtgaactgagaaagaaaatgtccaaccaaaCCACCTTGACcgagttccttctcctgggattctctgatgttcgggagctgcagattttgcactttgTGGTGTTCCTGGTGATTTACTTGGCAGCCCTGATGGGGAATCTTCTCATCATCACAGCCGTAGCCCTCGACCACCAtctccacacccccatgtacttcttcctggtgAATCTGTCCATCTTAGACCTCGGATCCATCTCAGTCACCATCCCCAAATCCATGGCCAATTCCCTCATGAACACCAGGGTGATTTCTTATCCTGGATGTGTCACCCAAgtctttctctttttcctcttcaCTGCAACTGATCTTGCCTTACTCACCATCATGGCATATGACCGATATGTCGccatctgccaaccactgcactatgAGAGAGTGATGAACAGGagagcttgtgtccaaatggcagTCAGTGCCTGGATTGCTGGTAGTGTCTACTCTGCCCTGCACACCGGGAACACCTTCAGGTTACCCTTCTGCCAGTCCAATGTCATCaaccagttcttctgtgaaatcccccagctacTCAAGCTCACCTGCTCTGATTCATACCTCACTGAAGTTGGGGCTATTGCCTTAGGTGTGTTTTTAGCATtaaattgctttgtttttataatCGTGTCTTATGTTCAGATCTTCAAAACTGTGCTGAGAATCTcttctgagcagggccagcataaagccttctccacctgccttccTCACCTCACTGTGTTCTCTTTGTTAATTTGCACTTGCATCTTTGCCTACCTGAAACCCACTTCCAGCTCGGCATCAGGTCTGGACCTTGTGGTGGGTGTTCTCTATTCCGTGGTGCCTCCAGTGATGAATCCTATCATCTACAGCATGAGGAACAAGGAGATGAAAGCTGCATGGAAGAAACTGATTGTGTGGAGCTTATTCACCAAGGATTAAAATGTCCATCATTGCAACTTGACTGTGATTTCATTCTGAGTTTCTTTGTAGACATAATCAACTGATGACAAAATTGTCTCTTTGAGAACATAGGGTGCAATATGTTTATGAAATCATGAAATCTGAactagcttcactgaagtcaaattaGTTAGTATAAGATTACACTGTCAAAGTTATATGTAGGACTTACAATTTGTTAGACTACTTTGTTTATTAGCACAGCTGTTTGCTAATACATttagataatgtgagcaccatgcaagactcacactaccttattttatacagataaaaagggcgcAGACTTAACAAGAGGACTAATACCAGCCATGCAGTGTGGGGAGgagtacagcgatcatcccagataattcatggcgggacAGGGTGGgcgttagtttggtttctgcaggtaTTATCCTTGATactagccacacggtggggggagggataaagcaatcatcccagagaattggatgggggaggaTTCCACTGCAACACCAcacagggttagtttgttttctgctgctgaaggttaacaggaaaaccacagcactcaatgggctttgcttggtatgtgggaaaggagggcgtagaagccgaaagacaatggcttaccatggccttatgcaagccgaattctgttgcccggacctgcatctgtgatctctaacaccaaagccacaggtactcaatattaaaatgcaaaatgcgaccttgtactgaaatcacatgtgctatgtaatgtgaatagtgttgttcaccgtgaaagagtataagcattgttctgtaaaatgtatctttttaaaaacttctctctttttttccatccctccagcagctgcacatttttcaagcctccctcctccatcccgaaggctatctcagataaggcggaggagaaagaggacatgagggggggagggatagctcagtggtttgagcattggccaactaaacccaggattgtgagttcagtccttgagggcgccacttagggatctggggcaaaatcagtacttggtcctgctagtgaaggcagggggctggacttgatgaccttttggggtcccttccagttctatatgAAAGgtatgttctcggaaatcatgaaATGCACCCACAATGAatgagctcatttgaatgagtggaaggacatggtatctaagtacaggaaagatgccagtgaatgtgaggtcatgagggacgctcaagatgagaggtggcaggctgcaatgctggggctgctgcgtggtcaaacggacatgctccggcatatggtggagcttcaggaatggcagcaggatcacagagtgccgctgcagccactgtataacctccctcaccatgttccatagcctcctcaccaagatgtgtaagaactggggggggggaggggcaaggctccatgcaccctcccagtACAACCctgtggacagcccaaccaaaaggctgtcattatattgaattttttcagtggccttttacttccctcctatcctcctcccaaactccACCTGgactaccttgtcagttctctccctatgtttataatcaatcaataaaaaaaacatgatttttaaacgatagtgactttatttcctttaaaagcaagctgtgatttaaggggggaggatggtttgcttacagggaatgagtcaatcaagggggcgggttttcaacaaacagaactttcacaccgtagcatggccagtcatgaaactggttttcaaagtttctctgatgcacagcgctttctggtgtgatcttctaattgccctggtgtctggctgcgcataatcagcaggcaggcgatttgcctcagcctcccaccccgccataaaggtctcccccttactctcacagaaattgtggagcacatagcaagcagcaataacaatggggatattggtatGGCTGAGGTCTGACTGAATCAGTAAtgagcgccagcgaccttttaaacatccaaatgcacattctac encodes:
- the LOC117885955 gene encoding olfactory receptor 14A16-like; the protein is MSNQTTLTEFLLLGFSDVRELQILHFVVFLVIYLAALMGNLLIITAVALDHHLHTPMYFFLVNLSILDLGSISVTIPKSMANSLMNTRVISYPGCVTQVFLFFLFTATDLALLTIMAYDRYVAICQPLHYERVMNRRACVQMAVSAWIAGSVYSALHTGNTFRLPFCQSNVINQFFCEIPQLLKLTCSDSYLTEVGAIALGVFLALNCFVFIIVSYVQIFKTVLRISSEQGQHKAFSTCLPHLTVFSLLICTCIFAYLKPTSSSASGLDLVVGVLYSVVPPVMNPIIYSMRNKEMKAAWKKLIVWSLFTKD